The following proteins come from a genomic window of Varunaivibrio sulfuroxidans:
- a CDS encoding [protein-PII] uridylyltransferase gives MAYLSIPFAVRTETFMLRIAHPRTVIHRKALAGELAALVAWSGYSAKTQSKVLAIFKDALAQGRAEVRRRFEEDGALGVDVLRANAYLIDQLVRAIHDFAATYVYPAANPTTGERMSIIATGGYGRAELAPHSDIDLMFLLPYKKTSHIEQVVEYILYMLWDLGLKVGHATRSVGDAVRLSKEDVTIQTSLLESRLLWGDEALYRKFQALFEKSIQSGGPAFVKAKLAERDARHDRMGDSRYVLEPNIKEGKGGLRDLQTLFWIAQFLYRVRDMRELVAKGVFTKGDARRFAKAQSFLWAVRCHLHYLADRPEEIISFTYQSTLAERMGYTDRAGSRGVERFMKHYFLVAKDVGDLTRVLCAVLEEGLKSQPGRFSLPSFSFRKRNVEGFRLDGNRLTIGDAADLQSHPIKLLSLFRAAQKFTHDIHPDAMRMVVQNLKRIDKVLRADAAANKVFLDILCDEKDPVTALKWLNEAGVLGRFIPDFGRVVAQMQYDMYHVYTVDEHTIRAIEILSKIERGLLGDDHPVSTNVIGHLQSRRVLYLAVFLHDIAKGRGGDHSILGAKVALKLCKRFALSDWESETVAWLVRHHLDMSRTAFKRDVEDPKTAIDFAKRVQSLERLRLLLILTVVDIRAVGPNVWNGWKATLLRDLFERTEEVLTGGMKGEHRAQRVMRVHERLRERLKEWPVADVEAHLERGYDSYWLGVETDLLVRHAFLLRRARQEGRAFMVEANVDDARAVSELMVYTPDHPGLFAHVAGALALSGASIVDAKVTTLTDGMALDTFWIQDSEGGAYDGEERLARLYERIEMALSGRLHPVRELAKARAQAMKSRTRVFKVAPRVLIDNTASNTFTVIEMNGRNRLGLLHDITAALTQLGLQIASAHIATYGERAVDVFYVKDVFGLKVDQQDKIKTVRQRLLKALAPPADAAPAKPAKKKRPLAKARAE, from the coding sequence GTGGCTTATCTTTCCATCCCCTTCGCCGTTAGGACCGAAACCTTCATGCTTCGCATCGCCCACCCGCGCACCGTGATTCACCGTAAGGCGCTGGCCGGCGAATTGGCGGCGTTGGTGGCGTGGTCGGGATATTCCGCCAAGACCCAAAGTAAAGTCCTGGCGATTTTTAAGGATGCGTTGGCGCAAGGCCGGGCCGAAGTACGCCGGCGCTTCGAAGAAGATGGCGCGCTTGGCGTCGATGTTCTGCGCGCCAACGCCTACCTGATTGATCAGTTGGTGCGGGCCATTCACGACTTTGCGGCGACCTATGTCTATCCGGCGGCCAATCCGACGACCGGCGAGAGGATGAGCATCATCGCCACCGGGGGCTATGGTCGGGCTGAACTCGCTCCTCATTCCGATATCGATCTGATGTTTTTGCTGCCCTATAAAAAGACGTCGCATATCGAACAGGTGGTTGAATACATCCTATATATGCTGTGGGACTTAGGGCTGAAGGTGGGGCACGCCACCCGCTCGGTCGGTGACGCGGTGCGGCTGTCCAAGGAGGATGTCACCATTCAGACCAGCCTACTGGAATCGCGCTTGCTGTGGGGCGACGAAGCGCTTTATCGGAAATTTCAGGCGCTGTTCGAGAAAAGCATTCAGTCGGGCGGCCCGGCCTTCGTCAAGGCGAAGCTGGCCGAGCGCGACGCCCGCCATGATCGCATGGGCGATTCGCGCTATGTGCTGGAGCCCAACATCAAGGAAGGCAAGGGAGGATTGCGCGACCTGCAAACCCTGTTCTGGATCGCTCAATTTCTTTACCGGGTGCGCGATATGCGCGAGCTGGTGGCGAAGGGTGTTTTCACCAAGGGCGATGCGCGGCGTTTCGCCAAGGCGCAGAGCTTTTTGTGGGCGGTACGGTGCCATTTGCACTATCTGGCCGACCGTCCCGAGGAAATCATCAGCTTTACCTACCAAAGCACCTTGGCCGAACGCATGGGCTATACCGATCGTGCCGGCTCGCGCGGGGTCGAACGGTTCATGAAACACTATTTTTTGGTCGCCAAGGATGTCGGCGATTTGACGCGGGTGTTGTGCGCGGTGCTTGAGGAAGGCCTGAAAAGCCAACCGGGGCGGTTTTCGTTGCCGTCATTTTCGTTTCGGAAACGAAATGTTGAAGGGTTTCGCCTCGACGGAAATCGATTGACGATCGGCGACGCCGCCGATTTACAGAGCCATCCGATCAAGTTGTTGTCGCTGTTTCGCGCCGCCCAAAAGTTCACCCATGATATCCATCCCGACGCCATGCGTATGGTTGTGCAAAACCTAAAGCGCATCGATAAGGTTCTGCGCGCCGACGCGGCGGCGAATAAGGTTTTTCTCGATATTTTATGTGACGAGAAAGACCCGGTCACCGCTTTGAAATGGCTTAATGAAGCGGGGGTCTTGGGGCGTTTTATCCCCGATTTCGGTCGTGTCGTGGCGCAAATGCAATACGATATGTATCATGTTTACACGGTGGATGAGCACACCATCCGCGCGATCGAGATTTTATCTAAAATCGAGCGCGGGTTACTGGGTGACGACCATCCCGTCTCCACCAATGTGATCGGACACCTCCAGTCGCGCCGCGTGCTTTATCTGGCGGTTTTTCTGCACGACATCGCCAAGGGGCGCGGCGGCGACCATTCGATATTGGGGGCCAAGGTCGCCTTGAAACTATGCAAGCGTTTCGCCCTCAGCGATTGGGAAAGCGAAACCGTGGCGTGGTTGGTGCGCCATCATTTGGACATGAGCCGAACGGCCTTTAAGCGCGATGTGGAAGATCCGAAAACGGCGATCGATTTCGCCAAGCGGGTGCAGTCGCTCGAACGCTTGCGCCTACTTTTAATCTTGACCGTGGTCGATATCCGCGCCGTCGGACCGAACGTGTGGAATGGTTGGAAGGCGACGCTGCTGCGCGACCTGTTCGAACGCACCGAAGAGGTGCTGACCGGCGGCATGAAGGGAGAGCACCGCGCCCAGCGGGTTATGCGTGTTCATGAACGCCTGCGCGAACGGCTCAAGGAATGGCCCGTCGCCGATGTGGAGGCCCATTTGGAGCGTGGTTACGACAGCTATTGGCTTGGCGTCGAAACCGATCTGTTGGTGCGTCATGCCTTCCTGCTTCGCCGCGCGAGGCAAGAAGGGCGCGCGTTCATGGTCGAGGCCAATGTCGATGATGCCCGCGCGGTCAGCGAATTGATGGTTTATACCCCCGATCACCCCGGTCTGTTCGCCCACGTGGCGGGGGCGCTGGCGCTTTCGGGGGCGTCGATCGTTGACGCCAAGGTGACGACCCTGACCGACGGCATGGCGCTCGATACATTCTGGATTCAAGACAGCGAGGGGGGGGCTTACGACGGCGAGGAACGTCTGGCGCGCCTGTATGAACGCATCGAAATGGCCTTATCCGGCCGCCTTCATCCCGTCCGCGAGTTGGCCAAGGCGCGCGCCCAGGCGATGAAATCGCGAACCCGCGTGTTCAAGGTCGCTCCTCGGGTGCTGATCGACAACACGGCGTCGAACACCTTTACCGTTATCGAAATGAACGGACGCAACCGTCTCGGACTGCTCCATGACATTACCGCCGCGTTGACTCAACTGGGGCTACAGATCGCCTCGGCGCACATCGCGACCTATGGCGAGCGCGCGGTCGATGTGTTTTACGTCAAGGACGTCTTCGGCCTGAAGGTCGATCAGCAGGACAAGATCAAGACGGTCCGCCAGCGGTTGTTGAAGGCGTTGGCGCCGCCCGCCGACGCCGCGCCTGCGAAGCCGGCAAAAAAGAAACGCCCCTTGGCCAAGGCGCGCGCCGAATGA
- the mutS gene encoding DNA mismatch repair protein MutS, which produces MDSREAIPPHVSDRPVSAHVETGASNAKGAARSAPKGGALTPMMAQYLEIKAAHRDALLFYRMGDFYELFFDDAVKASRALDITLTKRGKHLGEDIPMCGVPVHSHEQYLSRLIREGFKVAVCEQVEDPSEAKKRGAKSVVRREVGRIITRGTLTEDALLDARSHNYLAALAHVQGGFGLAWIDMSTGDLQTQHLDRGGLGAALARLDPGELLVPDGLLARAETNEILTDWRDVLSVLARARFDSLNALNRLKALYGVGALDAFGAFSRAEIAAAGAIIDYIELTQKGRLPRISRPRQVSQGAVMEIDGATRRNLELSKTLGGERKGSLLAVIDRTVSSAGARVLAQRLGAPLNDVAGIERRLDMVDFFYAQRDLRGEVRGLLGRAGDIERALSRLTLGRGGPRDLAAVRDGLALSADIRTALAPLTPPPGIADAVVGLGAHGELVARLEQALGVDLPVYARDGGFVRAGYRAELDELRRLRDESRRLIAGLQGGYVADTGISSLKIKHNNVLGYFIEVPAKQAEKIVLAEDSPYIHRQTMANAVRYTTVELSELETKIARAGDQALALELEIFEDLTALIGARAQAIANAAAALADIDVAAALAVLAHERAYARPEIDDSCDFDIEGGRHPVVEAALGEGEGHAFVANDCRLDDGDGRLWLLTGPNMAGKSTFLRQNALIAVLAQMGSFVPASRARIGLVDRLFSRVGAADDLARGRSTFMVEMVETAAILNQAGPKSLVILDEIGRGTSTYDGLSIAWAVVEHLHEVNRSRAVFATHYHELTALGAKLAGMTCHTMKIKEWQDEVVFLHEVGSGAAARSYGIHVGQLAGLPEAVVNRAEQILKTLEQGEQSSAVTRLADDLPLFSQALKADAPRGCEGPSAAERALDDVDPDALTPRDALDVLYRLKALRAS; this is translated from the coding sequence ATGGATAGCCGCGAAGCGATCCCACCGCACGTTTCCGACCGACCGGTTTCGGCGCACGTGGAAACCGGCGCCTCCAACGCCAAGGGCGCGGCGAGATCAGCGCCAAAGGGCGGGGCGCTAACGCCGATGATGGCGCAATACCTGGAAATTAAGGCCGCCCACCGGGACGCCCTGCTGTTTTATCGCATGGGTGATTTTTACGAGCTTTTTTTCGATGATGCGGTGAAGGCGTCGCGGGCGTTGGACATCACGCTGACTAAGCGCGGTAAGCACCTGGGCGAGGATATCCCGATGTGTGGGGTGCCGGTGCATAGCCACGAACAATACCTATCTCGCCTGATCCGCGAAGGCTTCAAGGTTGCGGTCTGCGAACAGGTCGAGGACCCCAGCGAGGCCAAGAAGCGCGGCGCGAAATCGGTGGTGCGCCGCGAAGTGGGGCGGATCATCACCCGGGGAACGCTGACCGAGGATGCCCTTTTGGATGCGCGCAGCCACAATTATTTGGCGGCGCTGGCCCATGTCCAGGGCGGTTTCGGATTGGCCTGGATCGATATGTCAACGGGGGATTTGCAGACCCAGCACCTTGACCGTGGCGGTCTTGGCGCGGCGCTGGCCCGCCTCGATCCGGGCGAGCTGCTGGTTCCCGACGGCCTTCTCGCGCGCGCCGAGACGAATGAAATTCTGACCGATTGGCGCGACGTTCTCAGTGTCCTGGCGCGCGCCCGCTTCGATAGCCTCAATGCCCTGAACCGGCTGAAGGCGCTGTATGGCGTTGGGGCATTGGATGCCTTCGGGGCCTTTTCCCGCGCTGAAATCGCCGCGGCGGGGGCGATTATCGATTATATCGAGTTGACCCAGAAGGGGCGGTTGCCCCGTATTTCTCGGCCTCGGCAGGTTTCCCAAGGGGCGGTGATGGAGATCGATGGGGCGACCCGCCGCAATCTGGAGTTGAGTAAAACCTTGGGTGGAGAACGCAAAGGCAGCCTGCTTGCGGTGATCGATCGTACCGTCAGCAGCGCCGGGGCGCGCGTCTTGGCGCAGCGCCTGGGGGCGCCGCTGAACGATGTGGCGGGGATTGAGCGCCGTCTCGACATGGTCGATTTCTTTTATGCGCAGCGAGACCTCCGTGGCGAGGTGCGCGGCCTTTTGGGGCGCGCCGGCGATATCGAACGGGCGTTGTCGCGCCTGACCTTGGGCCGTGGCGGACCGCGTGATTTGGCGGCGGTACGTGACGGTTTGGCGCTGAGCGCCGACATCCGCACCGCCTTGGCGCCACTGACGCCCCCTCCCGGCATCGCCGACGCTGTTGTGGGCCTTGGCGCGCACGGCGAATTGGTGGCGCGGTTGGAACAGGCCCTGGGCGTCGATTTGCCGGTATATGCCCGCGACGGCGGTTTCGTGCGCGCCGGGTACCGCGCCGAATTGGATGAGCTGCGCCGCCTGCGCGATGAAAGCCGCCGCCTGATCGCCGGCCTTCAGGGCGGGTATGTCGCCGATACCGGAATTTCTTCGTTGAAGATCAAGCACAACAACGTGCTCGGGTACTTTATCGAGGTGCCGGCCAAACAGGCGGAGAAGATCGTTCTCGCCGAGGACAGCCCCTACATACATCGTCAGACCATGGCCAATGCGGTGCGCTACACCACCGTCGAACTCAGCGAGTTGGAGACTAAGATCGCTCGCGCCGGGGATCAGGCGTTGGCTCTGGAGTTGGAAATTTTCGAAGACTTGACCGCCCTGATCGGTGCGCGCGCCCAAGCTATCGCGAACGCCGCCGCGGCCTTGGCCGACATTGACGTCGCCGCCGCGTTGGCGGTGCTCGCCCATGAGCGCGCCTACGCACGCCCCGAAATCGACGACAGCTGCGACTTCGATATCGAGGGCGGCCGTCACCCCGTGGTCGAAGCCGCCCTCGGCGAGGGCGAGGGCCATGCCTTTGTCGCCAACGACTGCCGCCTGGATGACGGGGACGGTCGGCTGTGGTTGTTGACGGGGCCGAATATGGCGGGAAAAAGTACCTTTTTGCGGCAAAACGCCTTGATCGCTGTGCTCGCCCAGATGGGGTCGTTCGTGCCCGCGTCGCGGGCGCGGATCGGCTTGGTCGATCGTCTGTTTTCCCGCGTCGGGGCGGCCGACGATTTGGCGCGGGGGCGTTCGACATTCATGGTCGAAATGGTCGAAACGGCGGCGATCTTGAACCAGGCGGGACCGAAATCCCTGGTCATTCTCGACGAGATCGGGCGCGGCACCTCGACCTACGACGGCTTGTCGATCGCCTGGGCGGTGGTCGAGCATCTGCACGAGGTCAATCGTTCGCGGGCGGTGTTCGCGACCCATTACCACGAATTGACGGCGCTCGGCGCCAAGCTCGCCGGGATGACCTGCCACACCATGAAAATCAAAGAATGGCAGGACGAGGTGGTGTTCCTTCACGAGGTTGGTTCGGGCGCGGCGGCGCGCTCATATGGCATTCACGTCGGCCAGCTCGCCGGTTTGCCCGAGGCTGTCGTTAATAGGGCGGAACAAATATTAAAAACCCTGGAGCAAGGCGAACAATCGTCCGCGGTCACCCGCCTCGCCGACGACTTGCCGCTTTTTTCTCAGGCTCTTAAGGCTGACGCGCCGCGAGGGTGCGAGGGGCCGAGCGCCGCCGAGCGGGCCTTGGACGACGTCGATCCCGACGCGTTGACGCCGCGCGACGCCCTGGACGTGTTGTATCGTTTGAAGGCGTTGCGCGCCTCTTGA
- a CDS encoding NADP-dependent malic enzyme, with product MKDESAHVSDREALLMHSSGRPGKIEIRATKPLTTQRDLSLAYSPGVAAPCMEIQRDPTLAYDYTAKGNLVAIISNGTAVLGLGDLGALAAKPVMEGKAVLFKRFADIDGLDLEVDTRDVDEFVNCVRYLGPSFGGINLEDIRAPECFIIEQRLRELMDIPIFHDDQHGTAIITAAALINACDLTGRKLENVKVVVNGAGAAAIACVELIKAMGVHHDNVIMCDTKGAIHLDRTEGLNQWKSAHAVKTDTRTLKEALVGADVFLGLSVKGAVTQEMITEMADKPLIFAMANPDPEIDPDEVTAVRPDAIMATGRSDYPNQINNVLGFPYIFRGALDVRATTINDDMKIAAARAIARLAREDVPDEVDAAYAGQHLRYGPEYIIPAPFDPRLITAVPPAVAQAAMDSGVAQKPIIDMEAYKVELSARLDPTADTLQAIFDEIRANPRRIVFAEGEEEKSIRAAVAFHNAGYGQPILIGRVDRIKAKMKELGLPDIEGLEIHNARLSDNNQVYTDFLYARLQRQGALLRDCQRMVNQDRNVFGACMVAMGNADAMVTGLTRNYHVALDEITRVLDPKPDQCILGLTMMVARERTVFLADTAVNFTPDGKELADIAVQAAAQVRRLGQEPRVAMVSFSNFGNPMPERTQVVRDAVALLDEMDVNFEYDGEMNVDVALDYKLMMNAYPFARLSAAANVLIMPGLNAASVASALMQQLGGGTVIGPLLQGLSKPAQIVHMGATVADIVTMGALAVHDAVTSSYTGP from the coding sequence ATGAAAGATGAAAGCGCCCACGTCAGTGACCGGGAAGCCCTTTTGATGCATTCAAGCGGGCGCCCCGGCAAGATCGAAATTCGGGCGACCAAACCCCTGACCACCCAACGCGACCTGTCGTTGGCCTATTCGCCGGGCGTCGCCGCGCCGTGCATGGAAATCCAACGCGATCCGACCCTGGCCTACGACTACACCGCCAAAGGCAATCTGGTCGCCATAATCTCCAACGGCACCGCCGTCCTGGGCCTGGGCGATCTGGGCGCGCTGGCGGCGAAGCCGGTGATGGAGGGCAAGGCCGTCCTGTTCAAGCGCTTCGCCGATATCGACGGTCTCGATCTTGAGGTCGATACCCGCGACGTGGACGAATTCGTCAACTGCGTGCGCTACCTGGGGCCCAGCTTCGGGGGCATCAACCTGGAGGATATCCGCGCGCCCGAATGCTTCATCATCGAGCAGCGTTTGCGCGAATTGATGGACATTCCGATCTTTCACGACGACCAGCACGGCACCGCGATCATTACCGCCGCCGCCTTGATCAACGCCTGCGACCTGACCGGGCGCAAATTGGAAAACGTCAAGGTCGTCGTCAACGGCGCGGGCGCCGCCGCGATCGCCTGCGTCGAACTGATCAAGGCGATGGGCGTCCACCACGACAACGTCATCATGTGCGACACCAAGGGCGCCATCCACCTGGACCGTACGGAAGGCCTCAATCAGTGGAAGTCGGCCCACGCCGTCAAAACCGACACACGCACCCTGAAGGAAGCCTTGGTCGGCGCCGACGTCTTTTTAGGGCTATCGGTCAAAGGCGCCGTCACCCAGGAAATGATCACCGAAATGGCCGACAAGCCGCTGATTTTCGCAATGGCCAACCCGGATCCGGAAATCGACCCCGACGAGGTCACGGCGGTCCGTCCCGACGCCATCATGGCCACCGGGCGTTCCGATTATCCAAACCAAATCAACAACGTGTTGGGTTTTCCCTATATCTTCCGCGGCGCCTTGGACGTCCGCGCCACGACCATCAACGATGACATGAAAATCGCCGCCGCGCGCGCCATCGCCCGTCTCGCCCGCGAAGACGTCCCCGACGAGGTCGATGCCGCCTACGCCGGGCAACACCTGCGCTACGGTCCCGAGTACATCATCCCCGCCCCGTTCGACCCGCGCCTGATCACCGCCGTTCCCCCCGCCGTGGCCCAGGCCGCGATGGACAGCGGCGTGGCGCAGAAGCCGATCATCGACATGGAGGCGTACAAGGTCGAACTTTCCGCGCGCCTCGATCCTACCGCCGACACGCTGCAGGCGATTTTTGATGAAATTCGCGCCAACCCCCGGCGCATCGTCTTCGCCGAGGGCGAGGAAGAAAAATCGATCCGCGCCGCCGTCGCCTTTCACAATGCGGGATACGGCCAACCGATCCTGATCGGGCGGGTCGATCGCATCAAGGCCAAGATGAAAGAACTGGGCCTGCCCGATATCGAGGGTCTCGAAATTCACAACGCCCGCCTGTCGGATAACAACCAGGTCTATACCGACTTCCTATACGCCCGCCTGCAACGCCAGGGCGCGCTGTTGCGCGATTGCCAACGCATGGTCAATCAAGACCGCAACGTCTTCGGCGCCTGCATGGTGGCGATGGGCAACGCCGACGCCATGGTCACCGGCCTGACACGCAATTATCATGTCGCATTGGATGAAATTACCCGCGTCCTCGACCCCAAGCCCGACCAGTGCATCTTGGGCCTGACCATGATGGTCGCGCGCGAACGCACGGTTTTTCTCGCCGACACGGCGGTGAACTTCACCCCCGACGGTAAGGAGCTGGCCGACATCGCGGTCCAGGCCGCCGCCCAGGTCCGCCGCCTGGGCCAGGAACCCCGTGTCGCCATGGTGTCGTTCTCCAACTTCGGCAACCCAATGCCCGAACGCACCCAAGTGGTGCGCGACGCGGTGGCGCTGCTTGACGAGATGGACGTTAATTTTGAATACGACGGCGAAATGAACGTGGACGTCGCCCTTGATTACAAGTTGATGATGAACGCCTACCCCTTCGCCCGCCTGTCGGCGGCGGCCAACGTGCTGATCATGCCCGGCTTGAATGCCGCCAGCGTCGCCTCGGCGCTGATGCAACAGCTCGGCGGCGGTACGGTGATCGGCCCATTGCTGCAGGGCCTGTCGAAACCGGCGCAGATCGTCCATATGGGCGCCACCGTGGCGGATATCGTCACCATGGGGGCGCTGGCGGTCCACGATGCGGTAACGTCGTCATATACCGGGCCATGA
- a CDS encoding macro domain-containing protein, producing the protein MTIARSVLERMDVAGTDITTLALDAIVNAANEGLTDGAGVCGAIHRAAGPRLLERCLKLRGCPTGEARITEGYNLLAGYVIHAVGPVWRGGNDDEDALLASCYRRALGLAAAHGLGHIAFPAISTGNFGFPAERAAKIAMRTVADFLSENATPARVTFCAYGPSSMAILKGALAALTQGEMQDAETEKRPD; encoded by the coding sequence ATGACCATCGCGCGCAGCGTCTTGGAGAGAATGGATGTCGCCGGCACCGACATCACCACGCTTGCGCTGGACGCTATCGTCAACGCCGCCAACGAGGGCTTGACCGACGGCGCCGGCGTGTGCGGCGCGATTCACCGAGCCGCCGGGCCGCGATTGCTGGAGCGCTGTCTCAAGCTGCGGGGCTGCCCCACCGGCGAGGCGCGCATTACCGAAGGGTACAATCTGCTCGCCGGCTATGTAATCCACGCCGTTGGCCCGGTGTGGCGGGGGGGAAACGACGACGAGGACGCTTTGCTGGCGAGCTGTTATCGCCGCGCCTTGGGGTTGGCCGCGGCCCACGGCCTTGGGCACATCGCCTTTCCCGCGATTTCGACCGGGAACTTCGGGTTTCCCGCCGAACGCGCGGCCAAGATCGCGATGCGCACCGTCGCCGATTTTCTGAGTGAAAACGCGACCCCCGCCCGGGTGACGTTTTGCGCCTACGGGCCGTCGTCGATGGCCATCCTCAAGGGCGCCTTGGCGGCGCTGACGCAGGGCGAGATGCAAGATGCCGAGACGGAAAAAAGGCCGGACTAG
- the ppa gene encoding inorganic diphosphatase yields MDIKKIPIGLNVPYDVNVIIEVPMGSAPVKYELDKESGAMFVDRFLHTAMHYPVNYGFIPHTLSEDGDPVDAAVMGQLPVAPGVVIASRPIGVLLMEDESGIDEKILCVPVDRLHPYYENISTYRDVRPVLLDQISHFFTHYKDLEKGKWVKVKGWSEQESAFDLIRQGIERAQAKKA; encoded by the coding sequence ATGGACATTAAAAAAATTCCCATCGGCCTCAACGTACCTTACGACGTCAACGTGATTATCGAAGTGCCGATGGGCAGCGCGCCCGTGAAATACGAGTTGGACAAAGAATCGGGCGCGATGTTCGTCGATCGCTTCCTGCACACCGCGATGCACTATCCGGTCAACTACGGTTTCATCCCCCATACCCTGTCCGAGGATGGCGACCCGGTGGACGCCGCCGTCATGGGGCAGCTTCCGGTGGCTCCCGGGGTGGTGATCGCTTCGCGGCCGATCGGGGTGCTGTTGATGGAAGACGAAAGTGGTATCGACGAGAAAATTCTCTGCGTGCCGGTCGATCGCTTGCATCCGTACTATGAAAACATCTCGACCTATCGTGACGTTCGCCCGGTCCTGCTCGATCAGATTTCGCATTTCTTCACCCACTACAAGGATCTGGAAAAGGGCAAATGGGTCAAGGTCAAAGGTTGGAGCGAGCAGGAATCCGCTTTCGATCTGATCCGCCAGGGCATCGAACGCGCCCAGGCGAAAAAGGCCTGA
- a CDS encoding AmpG family muropeptide MFS transporter yields the protein MRTWLSALEVYRDRRVLSLLFLGFSSGLPFGVLADPLSAWLVDEGVSKTEIGLFALVSLPYSIKFLWSPIMDKMALPLFTRLFGRRRGWVLFTQLVLLAAIGGMGMTMPGVDPWWTAALALAVAFSSASQDIVIDAYRVEILPADKLAAGAATAVFGWRLGQVGGGAAGLIFADIFPWQAVFWGMAAFVLVGIVAILINPEPVVRPSAESEAREQAVEDFLERKSHLRPWLAETLAWLYGAVVCPFADFMTRRGWGAILLFILLYKYGDAILAVMKVPFFLDIGFSKTEIAAVVKIFGFNAIIAGGVLGGVVLARFGMMRGLLLCGVLMAASNLVFVVQAWVGPDPRMLAVTVAVENITTGMGTTAFVAYLSSLCTVAYTASQYALLTSFMAFSRTLMSSGGGWLADQVNWVTFFVLTTLAAIPGLLLLLWMIRRFPPQEASPPPDR from the coding sequence ATGAGGACATGGTTAAGCGCGCTTGAGGTTTACCGGGACCGGCGGGTGCTGTCGTTGCTATTTTTGGGCTTTTCCAGCGGCCTGCCCTTTGGCGTCCTCGCCGATCCACTTAGCGCCTGGCTGGTGGACGAGGGGGTCAGCAAAACGGAAATCGGCCTGTTCGCGCTGGTCAGCTTGCCTTACTCGATTAAGTTTTTGTGGTCGCCGATCATGGATAAAATGGCGCTGCCGCTGTTTACCCGGTTGTTTGGCCGCCGCCGGGGCTGGGTCTTGTTCACCCAATTGGTGCTGCTCGCCGCGATCGGGGGTATGGGGATGACCATGCCCGGCGTCGATCCGTGGTGGACGGCGGCGCTCGCCCTGGCGGTGGCGTTCAGCTCGGCCAGCCAGGATATCGTCATCGACGCCTATCGGGTCGAAATTCTACCCGCCGACAAACTTGCCGCCGGGGCCGCGACGGCGGTGTTCGGCTGGCGGCTGGGTCAGGTCGGCGGCGGTGCGGCGGGGCTTATTTTCGCCGATATTTTCCCCTGGCAAGCGGTGTTCTGGGGCATGGCGGCGTTCGTTCTGGTGGGTATCGTCGCCATTTTAATCAATCCCGAACCGGTGGTGCGTCCCAGCGCCGAAAGCGAAGCCCGCGAGCAGGCGGTGGAAGATTTCCTCGAACGCAAAAGTCATTTACGGCCCTGGCTGGCGGAAACCTTGGCCTGGCTTTACGGCGCGGTGGTCTGCCCGTTTGCCGATTTCATGACGCGGCGGGGCTGGGGGGCGATTTTGTTGTTTATCCTGCTCTACAAATACGGCGACGCGATCCTGGCGGTGATGAAGGTCCCGTTTTTCCTGGATATCGGTTTTTCCAAGACCGAGATCGCCGCCGTCGTCAAAATCTTCGGCTTCAACGCGATCATCGCGGGCGGCGTCCTGGGCGGCGTGGTGCTGGCGCGTTTCGGCATGATGCGGGGACTTTTGCTGTGCGGTGTTCTGATGGCGGCCTCCAACCTGGTGTTCGTCGTGCAGGCCTGGGTCGGGCCCGATCCCCGAATGCTGGCGGTAACCGTCGCGGTCGAAAACATCACCACCGGCATGGGAACGACGGCGTTCGTCGCCTATCTGTCATCGTTGTGCACCGTCGCCTACACCGCCAGTCAGTATGCGTTGTTGACGTCGTTCATGGCCTTCTCGCGCACCTTGATGTCGTCGGGCGGCGGCTGGCTCGCCGATCAAGTGAATTGGGTGACGTTTTTCGTTCTGACCACGCTCGCCGCCATTCCCGGTTTACTGTTGTTGCTGTGGATGATCCGCCGCTTTCCACCGCAGGAGGCGTCTCCCCCGCCGGACCGTTAG